CTGGGACAAGGACCGGCTGGTGCGCGAGCTGCGCACCGCGGTGAGCGAGATCCCCGGCGTGCGCTTCAACTTCTCCCAGCCCATCAAGGACAACGTGGAGGAGGCCGTCAGCGGTGTGCGTGGGAAGGTCGTGCTCAAGGTCTTCGGCACGGACCTCGATGCCATGCGCAAGGCCCTTGACCAGGCCAAGGGAGTGCTCCGGGGTGTGCCGGGGGTGACCGACCTCGACCTCTACCGGGTCGTCGTCACGCCGCAGCTTCGTATCCGACTGGATCGCGACGCGCTGGCCCGGGCGGGCATCGCCGTGGAGGAAGCCCAGGCCACGATCGAGACGGCCCTCGCCGGCCGGGTCGTGACGGATTTCTGGGAGGCGGAGCGGCCCGTGCCGGTCCGGTTGATGATGCCCCGCGCTGACCGCGATGACATGGAGAAGGTCGCCGACCTCGCCCTGAGCACCCCCTCGGGCGCGCGGATCCCGCTGCGGCGGCTCGCCCACATCGAGGTGGCCGACGGCGCAGCCTCGATCAACCGGGAGGCAGGCAGCCGCTACATGGCGCTCAAGTTCAACGTCGAGGGCCGCGACATGGGTTCGGTGGTCAACGATGCCGTCGCCGCCGTCGCGAGGTCGGTCAAGCCGCCTGCGGGGCACTACTTCGTCTGGGGCGGCGAGTTCGAGAACCAGGCCCGTGCCCTGGCGCGCCTGCAGCTTGTGGTCCCGGTGGCTGTGTTGCTGGTGCTCGGCTTGCTGTATGCGGCGCTGGGCACGGGCCGCAGCGCGCTCGCCATCATCGCCACCGTCCCCTTCGCGCTGGCTGGTGGCGCCTTCGCGCTGCTGGTGGCGGGCGTGCCCCTCTCCGTGAGCGCGGCGATAGGGTTCATCGCCCTCCTGGGACAGGTCTCTCTGATGGGCTTGCTCGTGCTGTCTGCCGTCGAGCGGCTGCGGCGAGCCGGGCTCGCGCTGGTGCCCGCGCTCGTCGGTGGCGCGGTAGAGCGGCTGCGCGCCGTGCTCATGGCAGCCCTGCTGGCGATGCTGGGGTTGTTGCCGATGGCGCTCTCGACCGGCGTGGGCAGCGAGACGCAGCGCCCGTTCGCGCTGGTGGTCGTGGGGGGCATGGTCACGACGCTGCTTGTGGCCCTGTTCCTGCTGCCAGTGGTCTACAGCCTCATCACGCCAGCTCAGCTGCGTACCCCCGAGGAGGCAGACGCATGACGCCTTTCACGGTTCTGCTGGGCCTGCCCGTGGTGTTGCTGCTAGCCGCGACGCCCGCCGGGGCACGCCCGTTGCCACCTGAGGCGGTCGACCTGCCTGGCATCGTGCATCTCGCCCGGGAGGCCTCGCCGCGCCTCGCTCCGGAGCGCGAGCGGGTGGCTGCGGCTGAGGCCAGGCGCCTGGCGGCCGAGGCCTACCCCAACCCGACCCTCGGGTATGGGGGGTGGGCCCCTGCGGGGGGCAGAGACACGATCTTCACGGGCTCGCGGCAGGAGGACGTCGGGCTCGACGTGCCCGTTCTGTTGCCTGGCCTGCGAGGGGCTCGGGTGGCGGCTGCCGACCGCGACCTCGTGGCCGCCCGTGCGCGCGTGGTCGCGATGGGCAGCGAGCACGCCGCGGAAGCCGCCAGGGCATACGTCGCGTTGCTGGCAGCCCAAGAACGCCGAGCCGTGGTGGCGAAGGCCATCGTGGAGGTCGAGCGTCTCCGGGCAGTGGTCTCCGGTCGCCATGCGAGCGGGGCGGCAAGCCGCTATGAGGTGTTGCGCGCGGAGATGGAGCTCTCTGGCTGGCGCACGCGGCTGGCGGAGGCCGAAGCGGAGGTCGCTGACCGTCAAGGTTCGCTCGCCACGCTGCTGGGGCTGCCCGGCTGGCGCCCCCGCGCGCGAGGCCCGCTTGAACCACTGGATCTCGCGACGCCCACCCCGGAGGACGTTGCGAGGGCGCCGGTGGTCGCCGCCGCTCGTCAAGAGGAGGTTGCTGCCGAGGCCGCCATCGAAGTCACGCGCTGGGCACGGTGGCCCGGGTTGTCTTTCAGCCTGGGGCGGTCGTGGACGGCGGAGCCCTTTGGCGCTGCCCATCAAGGCAACGTGTCGGTTGAGCTGCCTTTCCTGGACACCCGGCGCGGTGCCGTCGCTGAGGCCGAGGCGGAGGCGCGCGCAGCCGCCCTGCGCCGGACCCTCTCGGAGGCGGAGGTGAAGGCTGGCCTCGAGCGTCACACGCGGGTGGCCCAGCAGCGCCGCCGGGCCCTTGACGAGTTCGACAGCACCACCGGTCGCCGCCTCGGGGAGTTGGAACGCTATGCGGAGGCGGCCTACCAGCTCGGACGCACCACCTTGCTCGAGT
The sequence above is a segment of the Candidatus Sericytochromatia bacterium genome. Coding sequences within it:
- a CDS encoding TolC family protein translates to MTPFTVLLGLPVVLLLAATPAGARPLPPEAVDLPGIVHLAREASPRLAPERERVAAAEARRLAAEAYPNPTLGYGGWAPAGGRDTIFTGSRQEDVGLDVPVLLPGLRGARVAAADRDLVAARARVVAMGSEHAAEAARAYVALLAAQERRAVVAKAIVEVERLRAVVSGRHASGAASRYEVLRAEMELSGWRTRLAEAEAEVADRQGSLATLLGLPGWRPRARGPLEPLDLATPTPEDVARAPVVAAARQEEVAAEAAIEVTRWARWPGLSFSLGRSWTAEPFGAAHQGNVSVELPFLDTRRGAVAEAEAEARAAALRRTLSEAEVKAGLERHTRVAQQRRRALDEFDSTTGRRLGELERYAEAAYQLGRTTLLEWLDAVRVRHELRLMRVGLVAGLVDAQVSIKGLQGFP